A section of the Candidatus Falkowbacteria bacterium genome encodes:
- a CDS encoding glycosyltransferase family 2 protein, which yields MKVIVVLPAYNAEQTLIKTYNEIPLAEVDEILLVDDKSQDSTVKLASELGLTVIQHSSNLGYGANQKTCYNEALKRGADIVVMLHPDFQYDPKLIPAMVEKVKSFDLVLGSRFLTESPVKQGMPKYKYVSNRFLTWLQNKILKQNLSEYHTGYRAYQRQVLERIDYNKFSDDFIFDNQMLVSAIRSKFSIGEIACPTKYEKDSSNINLLRSIKYGLGVIRVTLLHR from the coding sequence ATGAAAGTCATAGTCGTCTTGCCAGCGTACAACGCGGAGCAAACTTTAATCAAAACCTATAACGAAATTCCCTTAGCTGAAGTGGATGAAATACTTTTGGTTGATGATAAAAGTCAGGATAGTACTGTAAAATTAGCCTCAGAATTAGGATTAACAGTAATTCAGCATTCCAGTAACCTTGGCTATGGCGCAAATCAGAAAACCTGCTATAATGAAGCATTGAAACGTGGAGCCGATATTGTGGTTATGTTGCATCCAGATTTCCAGTACGATCCCAAGTTGATTCCCGCAATGGTAGAAAAGGTTAAATCGTTTGATTTAGTTCTAGGTTCAAGATTTTTGACGGAGTCTCCTGTAAAGCAGGGTATGCCAAAGTACAAGTACGTTTCAAATCGTTTTTTAACTTGGCTACAAAATAAAATTCTAAAACAAAATTTATCAGAATATCATACAGGTTATCGAGCTTATCAGCGCCAGGTTTTAGAGCGAATTGACTATAATAAATTTTCAGATGATTTTATTTTCGATAATCAGATGTTGGTATCAGCTATTCGAAGTAAATTTTCAATTGGTGAGATTGCTTGTCCAACCAAGTATGAAAAAGATTCATCTAATATTAATTTACTTAGAAGCATAAAATACGGCTTAGGTGTGATAAGAGTCACATTGTTACATCGTTAA
- the rsmA gene encoding ribosomal RNA small subunit methyltransferase A: MNLTELKQILREEQVQPSKFKGQNFLIDNNILDKIIKSADVQKKDNVVEVGPGFGSLTFRLDEVAGNVLAVEKDNRIYRYLSEQKFKNTKVICHDILKIGEPELLKELGSKKFRVIANLPYSITSRFIRRFFEFKHQPRDMVLMVQREVAERMLVKEGDINLLSLAVNFYSEPKILFRVSPRSFFPEPTIESSVIHLANIKPQFKVDPAKFFLVARTGFSAKRKQLRRNLAKFGLEKVDKAFEKLGIKDNVRAQQLSLQQWVDLVKHIG; the protein is encoded by the coding sequence ATGAATTTAACAGAACTAAAACAGATTTTAAGAGAAGAGCAGGTTCAGCCCTCGAAGTTTAAGGGGCAGAATTTTTTGATTGATAATAATATTTTGGATAAAATAATTAAATCGGCAGATGTTCAGAAAAAGGATAACGTTGTAGAGGTTGGGCCAGGTTTTGGTTCTCTGACTTTTCGACTGGACGAAGTTGCCGGAAATGTTTTGGCAGTAGAAAAAGATAATAGAATTTACCGGTATTTATCAGAGCAAAAGTTCAAAAATACAAAAGTTATATGTCACGATATTTTGAAGATAGGGGAGCCGGAGCTATTAAAAGAGTTGGGCTCAAAGAAGTTTAGAGTGATTGCTAATTTGCCATACAGTATTACTAGTCGATTTATTCGTCGCTTTTTCGAGTTCAAGCATCAGCCACGGGATATGGTATTGATGGTTCAGAGGGAGGTGGCTGAACGTATGTTAGTTAAAGAGGGCGATATTAATTTATTAAGTTTGGCTGTGAACTTTTATTCTGAGCCAAAAATTTTGTTTAGAGTCAGTCCCCGAAGTTTTTTTCCTGAGCCCACGATTGAGAGTTCAGTGATTCATTTAGCGAATATTAAGCCTCAGTTCAAGGTTGACCCAGCAAAGTTTTTTCTTGTTGCAAGGACGGGTTTTTCTGCAAAGCGTAAACAGTTAAGACGAAATTTAGCGAAGTTTGGTCTAGAAAAGGTTGATAAGGCATTTGAAAAACTGGGGATTAAGGATAATGTCAGAGCTCAACAGTTGTCTCTGCAACAATGGGTTGATTTGGTGAAGCATATAGGATAA
- a CDS encoding GIY-YIG nuclease family protein has protein sequence MTYHDKTPTVYIMTNKKHTVLYIGVTASLKSRVWQHKGKSYPNSFTSKYKCSKLVFYEDFPTMEEAITCEKRFKNWKREWKETLITKKNSNWEDLSREWFEEEGLDSGSSPE, from the coding sequence ATGACCTATCACGATAAAACTCCAACTGTTTATATAATGACAAATAAAAAGCATACTGTTTTGTATATTGGTGTAACAGCAAGTCTTAAAAGTAGAGTTTGGCAACATAAAGGTAAATCTTATCCTAATTCGTTTACGTCAAAGTATAAGTGCTCTAAACTTGTGTTTTACGAAGACTTTCCAACTATGGAAGAAGCGATCACTTGCGAAAAGCGATTCAAAAATTGGAAAAGAGAGTGGAAAGAAACTTTGATTACTAAGAAGAATTCAAATTGGGAGGATTTGAGTAGGGAGTGGTTCGAGGAGGAGGGCTTAGATTCCGGATCAAGTCCGGAATGA